Proteins encoded within one genomic window of Solibaculum mannosilyticum:
- the secA gene encoding preprotein translocase subunit SecA — MNLFKSLFGSYSKRELKRIDPICKRVLDLEETYRAMSESELKGSTERLKARLADGETLDDILPDAFAACREASDRVLGMRHFPVQIIGGIILHQGRIAEMKTGEGKTLVATLPAYLNALSGKGVHIVTVNDYLARRDSEWMGKVYRYLGLKVGLIVHDMSNEERRAAYNADITYGTNNELGFDYLRDNMVIYKNQKVQRGHNFAIVDEVDSILIDEARTPLIISGQGDKSTDLYERADRLARTLKMYKVKELNDKESHDDVDGDYIVDEKAKTATLTPAGVEKAEKYFGVENLMDVDNITILHHVNQAIRAHGIMHRDIDYVVKDGEVIIVDEFTGRLMFGRRYNEGLHQAIEAKEGVKVERESKTLATITFQNFFRLYSKLSGMTGTATTEETEFQEIYKLDVVEIPTNRPVVRTDYPDVVYKTEQAKFKAVIEQIEECHEKGQPVLVGTISIEKSEVLSSMLKKKGIKHEVLNAKFHEKEAEIVAQAGKKGAVTIATNMAGRGTDIILGGNPEFMAKAEMRRQEFDEELINEATGFAETDDEELLNARKTYQELLKKYKEELKDEVDAVKEAGGLFIIGTERHESRRIDNQLRGRAGRQGDVGASRFYLSLEDDLMRLFGGDRINSLMESLGLEEDTPIENKMLTNSIESAQHKVESRNFAIRKNVLQYDDVMNRQREIIYSQRDKVLDGEDLKDSIEKMISECIERNVRRYLNGEQKEHWNFTSLRETYLGWLTTPDDFHYTPMELEGTEPEYIINLLIDRAKQVYEARELAFGEQLMREIERVMLLRMVDTKWMDHIDNMEELKRGISLRAYGQKDPVVEYRLEGFDMFDEMIASIQEDTMRLVLTVQIRQKEEPKREQVAKPIEPAGDGSDPASKTVKNKEKIGRNDLCPCGSGKKYKKCCGKDK, encoded by the coding sequence ATGAATCTATTCAAAAGCCTATTCGGATCATACAGCAAGCGTGAATTAAAGCGAATCGACCCGATTTGCAAACGGGTCTTGGATTTAGAAGAGACCTATCGCGCTATGTCGGAAAGTGAGCTGAAAGGCTCTACCGAACGGTTGAAAGCCCGTTTGGCCGACGGTGAAACTTTGGATGATATCTTACCCGACGCTTTCGCCGCCTGCCGCGAAGCTTCTGACCGCGTGTTGGGAATGCGCCATTTCCCAGTACAGATCATCGGCGGTATCATTCTCCACCAAGGCCGCATCGCCGAAATGAAAACCGGTGAAGGTAAAACCTTGGTGGCCACCCTTCCCGCCTATTTAAACGCACTGTCCGGCAAGGGCGTGCATATCGTCACGGTCAACGACTACCTGGCCCGCCGTGACTCGGAGTGGATGGGCAAGGTCTACCGTTATCTCGGGCTGAAGGTTGGCCTTATCGTCCACGATATGTCCAATGAGGAACGCCGTGCGGCTTACAATGCCGATATTACCTATGGCACCAACAACGAGCTGGGCTTCGATTATCTGCGCGACAACATGGTGATTTATAAGAACCAGAAGGTACAGCGCGGCCATAATTTCGCCATCGTGGACGAGGTGGACTCCATCCTCATCGACGAAGCCCGTACCCCCCTCATTATCTCCGGCCAGGGCGACAAATCCACCGACCTTTACGAACGCGCCGATCGTCTGGCCCGCACCTTGAAAATGTACAAGGTCAAGGAACTCAATGATAAGGAAAGTCACGACGATGTGGACGGCGATTACATTGTCGATGAAAAGGCCAAAACCGCTACCCTGACCCCTGCCGGCGTGGAAAAAGCGGAAAAATACTTCGGCGTGGAAAACCTGATGGATGTGGATAACATCACGATTCTCCATCACGTCAACCAGGCCATCCGTGCCCACGGCATCATGCACCGCGATATCGATTATGTGGTCAAAGACGGTGAAGTCATTATCGTCGACGAATTCACCGGCCGCCTCATGTTCGGCCGCCGCTACAACGAAGGCCTCCATCAGGCCATCGAGGCCAAGGAAGGCGTCAAGGTGGAGCGGGAGTCCAAGACTCTGGCTACCATCACCTTTCAGAACTTCTTCCGTCTTTACAGCAAGCTGTCCGGTATGACCGGTACCGCTACCACCGAGGAAACCGAATTCCAGGAAATCTACAAGCTGGACGTTGTGGAAATCCCCACCAACCGCCCGGTAGTCCGTACCGACTACCCGGATGTGGTGTATAAAACCGAACAGGCTAAATTCAAAGCCGTCATCGAGCAGATCGAGGAGTGCCATGAAAAAGGCCAGCCCGTCCTGGTGGGCACCATCTCCATTGAGAAGTCGGAAGTCCTGTCCAGCATGCTGAAGAAAAAGGGCATCAAGCACGAAGTGCTCAACGCAAAATTCCACGAAAAAGAAGCTGAGATCGTCGCCCAGGCCGGTAAGAAAGGCGCTGTCACCATCGCCACCAATATGGCCGGCCGTGGTACCGATATTATCCTGGGCGGTAACCCTGAATTCATGGCCAAAGCGGAGATGCGCCGTCAGGAATTCGACGAGGAGCTCATCAACGAGGCCACCGGCTTTGCTGAGACCGACGACGAAGAGCTGCTCAACGCCCGCAAGACCTATCAGGAACTGCTTAAGAAATACAAAGAGGAGCTCAAGGATGAAGTGGATGCCGTTAAAGAGGCCGGCGGCCTGTTTATCATCGGCACCGAGCGCCATGAATCCCGCCGTATTGACAATCAGCTGCGCGGCCGTGCCGGCCGTCAGGGCGACGTGGGCGCCAGCCGGTTCTATCTGTCGCTGGAAGACGATCTGATGCGTCTCTTCGGCGGCGACCGCATCAACAGCCTGATGGAATCTTTGGGACTGGAAGAGGATACCCCCATTGAGAATAAGATGCTGACAAACTCCATTGAGAGCGCCCAGCATAAGGTGGAAAGCCGTAACTTTGCCATCCGTAAAAACGTGCTCCAGTACGACGACGTTATGAACCGTCAGCGTGAGATCATCTACAGCCAGCGCGATAAGGTTCTGGACGGCGAAGATCTGAAGGATTCCATCGAGAAGATGATCTCCGAATGCATCGAGCGCAATGTCCGCCGTTACCTCAATGGCGAACAAAAAGAACATTGGAACTTCACCAGTCTCCGTGAAACCTATTTGGGCTGGCTCACCACTCCCGACGACTTCCACTACACTCCCATGGAGCTGGAGGGCACCGAACCGGAATACATCATTAATCTGCTCATAGACCGTGCCAAGCAGGTATACGAAGCCCGTGAGCTGGCCTTTGGCGAACAGCTGATGCGTGAGATTGAACGGGTCATGCTGCTGCGTATGGTGGACACCAAGTGGATGGACCATATCGACAATATGGAAGAGCTCAAACGAGGCATCTCCCTGCGCGCCTATGGTCAAAAAGACCCGGTTGTGGAATATCGTCTGGAAGGTTTCGATATGTTTGATGAGATGATCGCTTCCATCCAGGAGGATACCATGCGTCTGGTTCTGACGGTACAGATCCGCCAGAAGGAGGAACCCAAGCGCGAGCAGGTGGCGAAACCCATCGAGCCCGCTGGAGACGGTTCCGATCCCGCCAGCAAAACGGTCAAAAACAAAGAGAAGATCGGCCGCAATGACCTCTGCCCCTGCGGCAGCGGAAAGAAATATAAGAAATGCTGTGGAAAAGACAAATAA
- a CDS encoding DUF1002 domain-containing protein, which translates to MILSKRLKQVLALVLSLTVLTSLAIPVAADADTRPFLSLGKEQSDQERQTVLELLGVDPDNLDDYNVLYVSNQDEHDYLSSYMSESLIGTRALSSVLIVPTEEGTGIQVTCQNINYCTPGMYRNALITAGITDANVKVAAPFNLPGTAALVGAMKSYEAMTGEPLSDESKDAATNELIVTGDVGDSIGDMEKAEELMALVKQEVVEKDTSDEKEIGDVVDKSADALEVQLSDEDRQLIIDLMKKIADLDLNIDSIKQQAQDLYDKLSDINIDTGFFASIGQFFSDLWNAIVEFFTNLFGGGGDASSQVSSEPVSSEASSETESQAESSNAAEQDDTSSKQESSRPASSAAPSKAPVAEEPTSSSGDETPSKAPVQSEEPASSPNAEQQTEVSSQAAA; encoded by the coding sequence ATGATTCTAAGCAAACGTCTGAAACAAGTCCTGGCTCTTGTGTTGTCCCTGACGGTGCTGACCTCTTTGGCCATCCCCGTCGCCGCCGATGCCGATACCCGTCCCTTCCTCAGCCTGGGCAAGGAACAATCAGATCAGGAACGGCAGACTGTACTGGAGCTGCTGGGTGTGGATCCTGACAACTTGGATGATTACAATGTCCTCTATGTTTCCAACCAGGATGAGCATGATTATCTCTCGTCCTATATGTCGGAGTCGCTGATCGGTACCAGGGCTTTGTCCTCGGTCTTGATCGTCCCTACGGAAGAAGGTACAGGCATTCAGGTCACCTGCCAAAATATCAACTACTGTACCCCCGGCATGTACCGGAACGCTCTGATCACCGCCGGCATCACCGATGCCAACGTCAAAGTCGCCGCTCCCTTTAACCTCCCCGGTACCGCCGCGTTGGTAGGCGCTATGAAGTCCTATGAAGCCATGACCGGCGAGCCTCTCTCCGATGAATCCAAAGACGCCGCCACCAATGAATTGATCGTCACTGGTGACGTAGGCGACAGCATCGGCGATATGGAAAAGGCCGAAGAATTGATGGCTTTGGTCAAACAAGAGGTTGTGGAAAAGGATACCAGCGATGAAAAAGAGATCGGCGATGTGGTGGACAAATCGGCTGATGCTTTGGAAGTTCAGCTAAGCGATGAGGATCGTCAGCTTATCATCGATTTGATGAAAAAGATTGCCGACTTGGATCTTAACATCGACAGCATCAAACAACAGGCTCAGGACCTTTATGACAAATTGTCTGATATCAACATCGACACCGGCTTCTTTGCTTCCATCGGCCAATTCTTCAGCGATTTATGGAACGCCATTGTGGAGTTCTTCACCAATCTCTTTGGCGGCGGTGGCGATGCTTCCAGCCAGGTTTCTTCGGAACCTGTATCCTCAGAAGCCTCTTCGGAAACGGAATCCCAAGCAGAGTCCAGCAACGCCGCCGAACAGGATGACACCTCCTCCAAACAGGAAAGCAGTCGTCCCGCCTCCTCGGCCGCTCCATCTAAAGCACCTGTTGCAGAAGAGCCCACTTCCTCTTCCGGGGATGAAACGCCTTCCAAAGCTCCAGTCCAATCGGAAGAACCTGCTTCCAGCCCAAATGCTGAACAGCAGACGGAAGTCTCTTCCCAAGCGGCAGCTTAA
- a CDS encoding AAA family ATPase — translation MRPLKIVMQAFGPYLNRCEVDFSRLGKSKLFLIAGPTGSGKTTILDAMSFALYGESTGSLRKWKEMRHTAAPQSVPTLTEVEFSLGQEAYRFARSYSQRTVKKRAGGTELKIETEASCYHWQKGHWKLMDSGPRVSAIAKELLGFTHDQFSQVIVLPQGEFRKLLVASSTEKESILETLFATGRWKQVTAAVVAAADQLKRQLTAASEERQNLLRLEQVDCFDALKQKLLEQETAFSEKKKQSLLLEQQLSAAQEALRQGLALHEQYECLSKAKERLSSMESNRSSIEEMRVRLEHARRAASLHPYWSACQSAQSIYQQKKSDLEAAIRSLKEAEEEYQSAGEKAKQLPSFQERAEAESGRIALLTRSVEQCQRLENARQNRASLQSQVTVLHSQQQSLAEECSQLDARLQKAQQFLQEQFDQIISRIPLLTAQVQELQTAVKERDAVKRLEQEVIKAQYAYGMAGQEVEDARISSVAADNAYLLMEKAAQADAAYWLASSLLPDEPCPVCGSTSHPALAVPAGGVPAPQQLEACRTAKQQAAEAFQRAESKLQQKKIVLENAQSQWQEANEIFSRRGIDARTLNATLERTQCQLDNAQAEEQKRPGYEKARDKIQAKLQLRSADLDRCRQEVSQAEQRLAAAIAAQEELSQSLSGAKGNASDYQKQLLAAKHLHESLKKQIESIQTALQEARVEHTKSLQAHAAAQKALEESISHFEQCRREWETQCLSLGVAPDEKHHDFYLPKEEMESLEQRILQFDRSYDLTKSQTKDLEQQLDGSSPPDLDALRTRQQEAQLQKSQSDTELGSLQARTASLKRTCEQLDDCIKRTAELEQQYTRTGGLGQLLSGKNPLKTPIHQFVLGVLLDDVVRTANLYFIRLSRGQYSLIRQDSQGGQGFRGLDLYVNDAHRGGTRSVKTLSGGELFLASLSLAFGLSDVVQSMAGGVHLDAIFIDEGFGTLDMETLEAAMRALDDIQASGRLVGIISHVRELRDRIPMRIEVSPDPHGGSSLQWKNDV, via the coding sequence ATGAGACCCCTTAAAATCGTCATGCAGGCCTTCGGCCCCTATTTGAACCGCTGTGAAGTTGACTTTTCCCGTCTGGGGAAATCGAAGCTCTTTCTGATCGCCGGTCCAACCGGCAGCGGCAAGACCACTATTTTGGACGCCATGAGTTTTGCCCTTTATGGGGAATCCACCGGCTCTCTGCGCAAATGGAAAGAGATGCGTCACACCGCCGCACCTCAGTCGGTTCCTACATTGACTGAGGTGGAATTCTCCTTGGGACAAGAAGCCTACCGCTTTGCCCGTTCCTACAGCCAGCGCACCGTGAAAAAGCGAGCCGGCGGTACCGAGCTCAAAATTGAAACCGAGGCAAGCTGTTATCATTGGCAGAAGGGGCATTGGAAACTTATGGATTCCGGACCTCGAGTATCCGCCATCGCCAAGGAACTTTTGGGATTTACTCACGATCAGTTTTCTCAGGTCATTGTCCTTCCTCAGGGGGAATTCCGCAAATTGTTGGTTGCCAGCTCCACAGAAAAGGAGTCTATCTTAGAGACCCTGTTTGCCACAGGACGGTGGAAACAAGTGACAGCCGCCGTCGTAGCCGCCGCCGATCAGCTCAAGAGACAACTGACCGCAGCGTCGGAAGAAAGGCAGAATCTGCTTCGGTTGGAGCAAGTGGATTGCTTCGACGCCCTGAAACAAAAGCTTCTGGAGCAGGAAACGGCTTTCTCTGAAAAAAAGAAACAGTCCCTTCTTTTGGAACAACAGCTCTCTGCGGCTCAGGAGGCCCTGCGCCAAGGACTGGCCCTCCACGAACAGTATGAGTGTCTTTCTAAGGCAAAAGAAAGACTTTCTTCCATGGAAAGCAACCGCTCCTCCATCGAGGAAATGCGGGTTAGACTGGAGCATGCCAGACGCGCTGCATCCCTTCATCCCTATTGGTCGGCCTGCCAATCGGCTCAAAGCATCTATCAGCAAAAGAAGTCGGATCTCGAGGCGGCCATCCGCTCCCTCAAGGAGGCTGAAGAAGAATATCAATCGGCCGGGGAGAAAGCAAAACAGTTGCCCTCCTTTCAGGAACGGGCTGAAGCAGAGTCGGGACGAATAGCACTTCTGACCCGTTCCGTAGAACAGTGCCAGCGTTTGGAAAACGCCCGGCAAAACCGAGCTTCCTTGCAGTCTCAAGTAACTGTCCTCCATTCCCAGCAGCAAAGCTTAGCGGAGGAATGCTCCCAATTGGACGCCCGCCTGCAAAAGGCTCAACAGTTCCTTCAGGAGCAGTTTGACCAGATCATCTCCCGTATTCCCCTTCTCACCGCTCAGGTACAGGAATTACAGACAGCTGTCAAGGAACGGGACGCTGTGAAACGATTGGAGCAGGAGGTCATCAAAGCCCAATACGCCTATGGTATGGCAGGACAGGAAGTCGAGGATGCCCGTATCTCTTCCGTAGCGGCGGACAACGCTTATCTTTTGATGGAAAAGGCCGCTCAGGCTGACGCCGCTTATTGGCTTGCCAGCTCCCTCCTTCCAGATGAACCGTGCCCTGTATGCGGGTCTACTTCCCACCCGGCTTTGGCCGTCCCTGCCGGCGGCGTCCCCGCCCCACAGCAGCTGGAAGCTTGCCGCACTGCCAAACAACAGGCTGCCGAGGCTTTCCAGAGGGCGGAGTCGAAGCTTCAACAGAAAAAAATAGTGCTGGAAAATGCCCAAAGCCAATGGCAAGAGGCAAACGAGATATTCTCCCGCCGGGGAATCGATGCCCGGACATTGAACGCCACGCTGGAGCGTACCCAATGTCAATTGGACAACGCGCAGGCTGAGGAGCAAAAACGTCCCGGATACGAAAAAGCCCGGGATAAAATCCAGGCAAAACTGCAGTTAAGATCGGCTGATCTGGATCGATGCCGTCAGGAGGTCTCCCAGGCAGAGCAACGTCTGGCTGCCGCCATCGCCGCTCAGGAGGAGCTTTCCCAGTCGTTGTCCGGCGCCAAAGGAAACGCATCCGATTATCAAAAACAGCTTTTAGCAGCCAAGCATCTGCATGAATCCCTAAAAAAGCAGATCGAGTCCATCCAAACCGCACTGCAAGAAGCTCGAGTAGAGCATACCAAATCCCTCCAGGCCCATGCCGCCGCTCAGAAAGCCTTAGAGGAATCGATCTCACATTTCGAGCAATGCCGTCGGGAATGGGAAACGCAATGTCTTTCCCTCGGCGTCGCCCCGGATGAAAAGCATCACGATTTCTATCTGCCAAAAGAAGAAATGGAATCGTTGGAACAGCGTATCCTGCAGTTCGACCGCAGCTATGATCTGACCAAGTCCCAGACAAAGGATCTGGAGCAGCAGTTGGACGGAAGCTCCCCTCCCGATCTGGACGCTCTGCGCACGCGGCAGCAGGAGGCTCAATTGCAAAAATCCCAGTCGGATACCGAACTCGGTTCTCTTCAAGCTCGGACTGCCTCCCTGAAAAGAACCTGCGAACAGTTAGACGACTGCATCAAACGCACCGCTGAATTGGAGCAGCAGTACACTCGCACCGGCGGCTTGGGACAACTGCTTTCCGGTAAAAATCCTCTCAAAACTCCCATCCATCAATTTGTATTGGGCGTTCTGCTGGACGACGTTGTGCGCACCGCCAATCTCTATTTCATCCGCCTCAGCCGCGGACAATACAGCCTTATCCGTCAGGATTCCCAGGGTGGGCAGGGATTCCGCGGGCTGGATCTTTACGTCAACGACGCCCATCGAGGCGGCACCCGTTCGGTGAAAACCCTGTCGGGCGGTGAGCTGTTCTTGGCCTCTCTATCCCTGGCCTTTGGTCTGTCCGATGTGGTACAGAGCATGGCCGGCGGCGTTCATCTGGACGCCATCTTCATCGATGAGGGGTTTGGTACGCTGGACATGGAGACCTTGGAGGCGGCCATGCGGGCGCTGGACGATATCCAAGCCTCCGGACGTCTGGTGGGCATTATCTCTCACGTCCGGGAACTGCGGGACCGCATCCCCATGCGCATCGAAGTATCCCCCGATCCCCACGGAGGAAGCTCCCTACAGTGGAAAAACGACGTCTAA
- a CDS encoding exonuclease SbcCD subunit D gives MKILHTSDWHLGRVLYSHSLLSEQQHFVEDFFLPLVEREKPDLVILAGDIFDRKIAPVEAIRLFDQFVTYMCADLSIPLAVITGNHDGADRISIGSRLLADRGLYLVSRLEQGLTPFLLKDDYGPIQLWMLPYFDPAMARDAMNDPSIEGFGGAYKAVLDDIRQRMDPAARQILVAHCFVAGSSVSDSESPLYIGGSGEVDAGLFAGFHYVALGHLHAPQYPRPFIRYAGSPLKYSFDEEHQRKSVSLVQLTDKLSVKDIPVTGVRDVRTVTGTLEELLAQSSRDTHRDDFIYAYLTDEGPVFEPMARLREGYPNILGLESNWLTSSTVNVERRDLRESLRKQGTSSDFTIFSSFLAQVCGTQADAQTEELFRAIYRETLGEEAGT, from the coding sequence ATGAAAATCCTGCACACATCCGATTGGCATTTGGGACGAGTGCTGTATTCCCATTCCCTTTTGTCTGAACAGCAGCATTTTGTGGAGGATTTCTTTCTCCCTTTGGTGGAACGGGAAAAACCTGATCTTGTCATTTTGGCCGGCGATATCTTTGACCGTAAAATCGCACCGGTGGAGGCCATCCGTCTTTTTGACCAATTCGTCACCTATATGTGCGCCGATTTGAGTATTCCGCTGGCTGTCATCACCGGCAACCACGACGGCGCCGACCGTATCTCCATAGGCTCCCGACTGCTTGCAGACCGGGGGCTTTATCTTGTTTCCCGTTTGGAACAAGGCCTTACTCCTTTTCTCCTCAAAGACGATTACGGCCCCATCCAGCTTTGGATGCTGCCTTATTTTGATCCGGCTATGGCCCGGGACGCTATGAACGATCCCTCTATCGAGGGCTTCGGCGGAGCTTATAAAGCCGTCTTGGACGATATCCGGCAAAGGATGGATCCTGCCGCACGCCAGATTTTAGTGGCACACTGTTTTGTCGCCGGCAGTTCGGTCAGCGATTCCGAATCCCCTCTCTACATAGGTGGATCAGGCGAAGTGGATGCCGGTCTTTTTGCAGGATTCCATTATGTGGCGCTGGGGCATCTGCACGCGCCTCAGTATCCCCGCCCCTTTATCCGTTACGCCGGCTCTCCCTTAAAGTATTCCTTTGACGAGGAGCATCAAAGAAAATCGGTATCCTTAGTCCAATTGACGGACAAGCTTTCGGTCAAGGATATCCCTGTCACCGGTGTACGGGACGTCCGCACTGTCACCGGGACTCTGGAAGAACTCCTCGCCCAATCCAGCAGGGATACTCATCGGGACGATTTTATTTACGCTTATCTTACCGATGAAGGTCCTGTATTTGAACCTATGGCTCGTCTGCGGGAGGGATATCCCAATATTCTAGGGCTGGAAAGCAATTGGCTCACGTCGAGTACCGTGAACGTCGAACGGCGGGATCTCCGGGAATCCCTTCGGAAGCAAGGTACGAGCAGCGATTTTACCATCTTCTCCTCCTTTCTCGCCCAGGTATGCGGTACCCAGGCCGATGCTCAAACAGAAGAGTTATTCCGCGCTATTTATCGGGAGACTCTGGGAGAGGAGGCCGGTACATGA
- a CDS encoding phospho-sugar mutase — MREQELYTLWKEKAVEDPDLAAELQSIEGDETAITDRFYADMEFGTAGLRGIIGAGTIRMNIYTVRRATQGYANYLNNNFDSPSVAISFDSRIKSDLFAKETAAIFAANGIKVHIFPELEPTPVLSFAVRYFKAKGGVMVTASHNPAKYNGYKAYGPDGCQMTQDAADEVTREIEKVDLFDGITKIPYEDGVQSGMISVIGPEVLEAYLDEVQKQAVNPGIAKDLKVVYTPLNGTGNKPVRAILKRCGLENVTVVPEQELPDGNFPTAPFPNPEIRQSFECALKLAPTVNPDILLATDPDCDRVGIAVHQGDEFILMTGNEVGVMLLNYICSQRIAKGNWPKNPIAVKTIVTSALCFEIAAKYGVELIEVLTGFKFIGEQIGLLEAKNEQERYIFGFEESYGYLAGTYVRDKDAVVASMLICEMAAFYKNQGKTLYEVMQELYAEHGYYLNSVQNIVCEGAAGMAELQSIMEGLRANGPKELAGRKVISAADYELSEETNLATGEKKTIELPKSNVLSYNLEGGAQVIVRPSGTEPKVKIYYTTKGKDRADAQAQTEALQADINHLLGR; from the coding sequence ATGAGAGAACAGGAACTGTATACACTTTGGAAAGAAAAAGCAGTCGAGGATCCCGATCTGGCGGCAGAGCTCCAGTCCATTGAAGGGGACGAGACAGCCATCACGGACCGTTTTTATGCCGATATGGAATTTGGTACAGCCGGTTTGCGTGGAATCATCGGAGCGGGCACCATCCGCATGAACATTTATACGGTGCGCCGTGCAACCCAGGGCTATGCCAATTATCTCAACAACAACTTTGATTCGCCCAGCGTGGCCATCTCCTTTGACAGCCGCATCAAATCCGATCTGTTTGCCAAGGAGACCGCCGCCATCTTTGCAGCCAACGGCATCAAAGTCCACATTTTCCCGGAATTGGAACCCACCCCTGTGCTGTCCTTTGCCGTCCGGTACTTCAAAGCCAAGGGCGGCGTTATGGTGACGGCCAGCCACAATCCCGCCAAGTACAACGGCTATAAAGCTTATGGCCCCGACGGCTGCCAGATGACCCAGGATGCAGCCGATGAGGTCACACGCGAAATCGAAAAGGTTGATCTGTTTGACGGGATCACAAAAATCCCCTATGAAGACGGCGTCCAGTCGGGCATGATTTCGGTGATTGGACCGGAGGTACTGGAGGCTTATCTGGACGAAGTGCAAAAGCAGGCCGTAAATCCCGGTATCGCCAAGGATCTGAAGGTGGTCTATACCCCTTTAAATGGTACAGGCAATAAGCCGGTGCGGGCTATCTTAAAACGCTGTGGGCTGGAGAACGTCACAGTGGTGCCGGAGCAGGAACTGCCCGACGGTAATTTCCCCACCGCGCCCTTCCCCAATCCGGAGATCCGCCAGAGCTTTGAATGTGCCCTCAAACTGGCTCCTACCGTCAATCCGGATATCCTTTTGGCGACCGATCCCGACTGCGACCGTGTGGGTATCGCCGTCCATCAGGGGGATGAGTTTATCCTGATGACCGGCAACGAAGTAGGCGTCATGCTCCTCAACTACATTTGTTCCCAGCGCATCGCCAAAGGCAATTGGCCCAAGAATCCCATTGCCGTCAAGACCATCGTGACATCGGCACTGTGCTTTGAGATTGCCGCAAAATACGGCGTAGAGCTTATTGAAGTGCTCACTGGCTTTAAGTTTATCGGTGAACAAATCGGCCTCCTGGAGGCGAAGAATGAGCAGGAGCGGTACATCTTCGGCTTTGAGGAGAGTTATGGCTATTTGGCCGGCACCTATGTCCGGGATAAGGACGCCGTAGTGGCCTCCATGCTGATTTGCGAGATGGCCGCTTTCTATAAGAACCAGGGCAAGACCTTGTATGAGGTCATGCAGGAATTGTACGCCGAGCATGGCTACTATCTCAACAGCGTCCAGAACATTGTCTGTGAAGGCGCCGCTGGTATGGCCGAGCTACAGTCCATTATGGAGGGACTTCGGGCCAACGGTCCTAAGGAGCTGGCAGGACGCAAGGTGATAAGCGCCGCCGACTATGAGCTCTCGGAAGAGACCAACCTGGCTACCGGGGAAAAGAAGACCATTGAACTTCCCAAGTCCAATGTGCTTTCCTATAACCTGGAGGGAGGCGCACAGGTTATTGTCCGCCCGTCCGGCACAGAGCCCAAGGTGAAGATTTACTATACCACCAAGGGGAAGGATCGTGCCGATGCCCAGGCACAGACAGAGGCATTGCAAGCCGATATCAATCATTTGTTGGGCAGATAA
- a CDS encoding metallophosphoesterase, translated as MVYVTGDIHGDITRFSEKELKLLKKQDTLIICGDFGFIWNGSKSEQRTLKQLNKSPYTIAFLDGTHENFDLLEEYPVREWNGGRVHQIMDNIVHLMRGEIYNIEGMDIFTFGGGESPDRDLRRDLSRDGEAMWWQREMPSSQEVQHSAQNLENHNLTVDFILTHEPPASIKHFLNLDGSQTHILNTYFDEISKTCQFKRWFFGSCHIDKPVSQRHTAIFRDVTPLNPPVKRQRRRS; from the coding sequence TTGGTCTACGTCACTGGCGATATCCATGGCGATATCACCCGCTTCTCCGAAAAGGAGCTGAAACTTTTAAAAAAACAAGATACTCTTATCATTTGCGGCGATTTTGGTTTTATCTGGAACGGATCCAAGTCGGAACAGAGGACGTTAAAACAGCTTAACAAGTCGCCGTACACCATCGCTTTTCTGGACGGAACCCATGAAAACTTTGATCTTCTAGAAGAATATCCCGTCCGGGAGTGGAACGGCGGCCGCGTCCATCAGATTATGGACAACATCGTTCACCTGATGCGCGGGGAGATCTATAACATCGAGGGCATGGATATTTTCACCTTTGGCGGCGGGGAAAGTCCCGACCGGGATCTGCGCCGCGATTTGAGCAGAGACGGTGAAGCCATGTGGTGGCAGCGGGAAATGCCTTCCTCCCAGGAAGTACAGCACAGCGCTCAGAATTTAGAAAATCACAATCTGACGGTGGACTTCATTCTCACCCATGAGCCTCCTGCCTCCATCAAGCATTTCCTCAATCTGGACGGCAGTCAGACTCATATTTTAAACACCTACTTCGATGAGATCAGTAAAACTTGTCAGTTTAAGAGGTGGTTCTTCGGCAGCTGCCACATTGACAAACCGGTTTCACAGCGTCACACCGCTATTTTCCGCGATGTCACTCCCCTCAATCCCCCGGTAAAACGCCAGAGGAGGCGCTCATGA